A window from Mya arenaria isolate MELC-2E11 chromosome 9, ASM2691426v1 encodes these proteins:
- the LOC128246654 gene encoding uncharacterized protein LOC128246654 isoform X1 — MSSGQGRPPGGQGKQYRGSGPKRGGNQGNRENTDRVGHNQSQRGGHNQSQRGGNNQSQRGGYNQPQRGGYNQPQRGGYDQPQRGGYDQPQRGGNNPPQRGGYDQPQRGGYDQPQRGGYNQSQRGGYDQPQRGGNNQSQRGGYNQPQRGGNNQSQRGGYNQPQRGGNNQSQREGYDQLQRGGKNQPQRGGYDQPQRGENNQSHRGGFHQPQRGGQNQFGRGSHNPPQRGDYSQNQRGGHNHPESGGHNQQERWDNQGMEQFPPTPGQNYNDGCGCPLPPNQHGVGSYGQQFNQPGQGILATPPMQYGTVPMIPLMSMNLNMPYSQPCPPFPYSSNTPPHNSPEYHQQQQPRNRPPGSRQGPRNQGNQGLSRASSTMSVDSIHSDTSDGRRQGKKFEKRGNQNLTANNQGPVARNRYSSCEHLSEPSSFSNVSGLSNEDYGARPKEGNQQRNCNDRVNKKYFENDSNVRNNRRPDLPFRGQFRGRGRGPSLNRGGRSRSWSHMAGRGGRNMNVDIGQNTDDSDKDSYISEAPTNVDGNDFSDEMNKGIEIITRRGRGRIYLRGYRGRGRPFRGRGGPYGKQSRQRKEYEDGESDGEMEAVAVDNATDINVDEAKETTTKARRQNKRNRKRRVKGQVRRGGQTNNTTDEHIDEASSGTEDEVMLVNENTGNDICSSENILKETSSSGFKVDDIETVKLLTLKNRLSRYKKNLNALMDKVGNSDEVKIKQEQLDAIKTVIERRRETETKDEEIKQDLGEEGLTEEETETEDETDDEEGEKEPSKACFQRSSRAYRSAKVFISFKPRASKKTGKFRKNESPVSEKTVDGKTSKNNKAKEEFGLNIPEKKASVLTDLLSKLDKLIVSGTAKEQNVPIQAKQEDVSPNVASGTNEPKKPDNKRVKHHSGGNPLANDVFKYMVRTFEGQGEPNDIHRESGMFPVDCNIEQWFRAMKTRFSVFEKDGKVIHVAVYMKDISYCLDYIKATGCSKECTRYHVCKDMLCNNCKFGAGKCKFSHDFLDKRNMATTKKLGMNDVFSNDEICSILKVRYPHACEYWIANDGTCEDSICIGLHLCDRFIFGKCLREDSCALGHDFTTEHNREIMKAFKMENWNSPFMRKMIYLKRTPNTSERMDEPSFERNLDFEEEIVELEYIESVVDENAVVEEEIDNKAGHEDTEEVRAGRKRNPRQRGRARKTSSNKDYDSVQTVHSDMAGETFLCEKHLMDSCKRSGCKFHHTQSKSTYIWQVKMWGEWREILNQEGAEQLYCKPGCNHSESFEDIDSHLTHCQLEFKPILQAIISSEIVELSEVEARRLSTRSYSQVKHRETGFATQWRWYWKDNSGTWMLFDSDQMQRTLEAKFLVHQETYHYHRENYKWKYLIDFNAMIQTNIDTGAIREIRRRPLFVSQADVVQRNYPAGLSASPEIPAILPPDWTPWDLANQFELVKLAPTDPAYIQVANNFHQTMSRVDKQIQDIFRMQNPTLWLRFCNQEKTMLANQRRCGDESPVKKLLLFHGTDSLDAVRGISVNNFDPRVSGKNATVYGEGAYFARDAKYSHRYTKGSGLMFQAVVLVGYSTNGKKDYRRPPEKPGQTHELYDSCVNDINDPSIYILFEKNQYYPEYLIQYVDLYRAPSPPPVRPVTRPRHSIPGVNTGTTGAVFTCSAGSIAPYGSSSTGATGMYGTTSSSSTSHIPGSTSPTSPSGSYSTGAYTGGTGNASTAASGSTSPVGGSGYRAGSSSGSRSTATTSGSTGTYARASANSAFLNVNVSPPKPDKSCAIQ; from the exons ATGTCCTCAGGACAAGGGAGACCACCTGGTGGGCAGGGGAAGCAATATAGAGGTAGTGGCCCTAAAAGAG GTGGTAACCAGGGTAACAGAGAGAACACTGACAGAGTGGGTCATAATCAGTCCCAAAGAGGGGGCCATAATCAATCCCAAAGAGGGGGGAATAATCAATCCCAAAGAGGGGGATATAATCAGCCCCAAAGAGGGGGATATAATCAGCCTCAAAGAGGGGGATATGATCAGCCCCAAAGAGGGGGATATGATCAGCCCCAAAGAGGGGGAAATAATCCGCCCCAAAGAGGAGGATATGATCAGCCACAAAGAGGGGGATATGATCAGCCCCAAAGAGGGGGATATAATCAATCCCAAAGAGGGGGATATGATCAGCCCCAAAGAGGGGGGAATAATCAATCCCAAAGAGGGGGATATAATCAGCCCCAAAGAGGGGGGAATAATCAATCCCAAAGAGGGGGATATAATCAGCCCCAAAGAGGGGGGAATAATCAATCCCAAAGAGAGGGATATGATCAGCTCCAAAGAGGGGGGAAAAATCAGCCCCAAAGAGGAGGATATGATCAGCCCCAAAGAGGGGAGAATAATCAATCTCATAGAGGAGGATTTCATCAGCCTCAGAGAGGAGGCCAAAATCAATTTGGAAGAGGGAGTCATAATCCACCCCAAAGAGGGGACTATAGTCAAAATCAAAGAGGGGGACATAATCATCCTGAAAGTGGGGGTCACAATCAGCAAGAAAGATGGGACAATCAGGGTATGGAGCAATTTCCACCAACCCCGGGACAGAACTACAATGATGGGTGTGGTTGTCCACTACCTCCAAACCAACATGGCGTAGGATCCTATGGCCAACAGTTTAACCAACCAGGACAGGGCATTCTAGCAACCCCTCCCATGCAGTATGGAA CGGTGCCGATGATACCATTGATGTCTATGAACCTGAACATGCCATATTCCCAGCCTTGCCCACCATTTCCTTACTCATCAAATACCCCACCGCATAATTCCCCAGAAtatcaccaacaacaacaaccaagaAACCGTCCCCCTGGCAGCAGGCAAGGTCCACGAAACCAAGGAAACCAGGGCTTGTCCCGGGCATCAAGCACCATGAGTGTTGATAGTATACATTCTGACACAAGTGATGGAAGGAGACAAGGAAAGAAGTTTGAAAAACgaggaaatcaaaatttaaCAGCAAATAACCAAGGACCGGTGGCTCGGAATAGATACAGTAGTTGTGAACACCTTTCAGAGCCTTCAAGCTTCTCAAATGTTAGTGGCTTGAGCAATGAAGACTATGGAGCTCGTCCAAAAGAGGGGAATCAACAGAGGAATTGTAATGATCGGGtgaataagaaatattttgagaatgATTCAAATGTCAGGAATAATAGAAGACCTGATTTACCTTTTAGAGGACAATTCAGGGGCAGGGGAAGAGGACCTTCTCTAAATAGAGGAGGTAGAAGTAGATCTTGGTCTCATATGGCTGGTAGAGGGGGGAGAAATATGAACGTGGATATTGGTCAAAATACTGATGATTCTGACAAAGATAGTTATATTAGTGAAGCTCCAACAAATGTGGATGGCAATGATTTTAGTGATGAAATGAATAAAGGGATAGAAATAATTACAAGGAGGGGAAGAGGTAGAATATATTTGCGTGGATACAGGGGAAGAGGACGGCCATTTAGAGGCAGAGGCGGCCCTTATGGAAAACAATCAAGACAGAGGAAGGAATATGAAGATGGAGAAAGTGATGGAGAAATGGAAGCTGTTGCAGTTGATAATGCTACTGATATCAATGTTGATGAGGCAAAAGAAACTACTACAAAAGCAAGAAGGCAAAATAAAAGGAACAGAAAACGAAGAGTTAAAGGGCAAGTCAGAAGAGGCGGCCAAACTAATAATACTACAGATGAACACATTGATGAGGCTTCTAGTGGAACAGAAGATGAAGTTATGCTAGTCAATGAAAATACTGGTAATGATATTTGTAGTTCAGAAAATATCTTAAAGGAAACATCTTCATCAGGTTTTAAAGTTGATGATATTGAGACTGTTAAGTTGCTGACTCTAAAGAATAGGCTGTCtagatacaaaaaaaatcttaatgcaTTGATGGACAAGGTTGGGAATTCAGATGAGGTCaagataaaacaagaacaacttGATGCTATTAAAACAGTTATAGAGAGAAGAAGGGAAACTGAAACAAAAGATGAAGAAATCAAGCAAGATCTAGGAGAGGAAGGTTTGACTGAAGAGGAAACGGAAACAGAGGATGAAACAGATGACGAAGAAGGAGAAAAAGAGCCAAGTAAGGCATGCTTTCAGAGGTCAAGTCGTGCATACAGGTCAGCAAAAGTATTTATATCATTCAAGCCCAGAGCATCAAAAAAGACAGGCAAATTTCGAAAGAATGAGTCACCAGTTTCTGAAAAAACTGTTGATGGAAAAACAAGCAAAAATAACAAAGCAAAAGAAGAGTTTGGATTAAATATTCCTGAGAAGAAAGCAAGTGTATTAACAGACTTGCTGTCTAAACTAGATAAGTTGATTGTAAGTGGAACTGCAAAGGAGCAAAACGTTCCAAttcaagcaaaacaggaagATGTTAGTCCAAATGTGGCTAGTGGTACAAATGAACCAAAGAAACCTGATAATAAAAGAGTGAAGCATCATTCAGGTGGGAATCCATTAGCAAATGATGTGTTTAAGTacatggtgagaacatttgaAGGGCAGGGTGAGCCAAATGATATCCACAGAGAGTCTGGAATGTTTCCAGTCGATTGCAACATTGAACAATGGTTTAGAGCCATGAAAACTAGATTTTCAGTGTTTGAAAAAGATGGGAAAGTCATTCATGTTGCAGTCTATATGAAGGACATTTCGTACTGCCTAGATTATATCAAGGCAACTGGATGTTCAAAGGAATGCACAAGATATCACGTGTGTAAAGATATGCTTTGTAACAATTGTAAGTTCGGAGCTGGAAAATGCAAATTCAGCCATGATTTCcttgataaaagaaatatggCGACCACCAAGAAGCTTGGTATGAATGATGTCTTCAGCAATGATGAAATTTGTAGCATTTTGAAAGTGAGATATCCTCATGCATGTGAGTACTGGATAGCAAACGATGGCACATGTGAAGATTCAATTTGCATAGGTCTTCACCTTTGTGATCGATTTATATTTGGAAAGTGTTTGAGGGAAGATAGTTGTGCTTTAGGGCATGATTTTACAACAGAACACAATAGAGAAATTATGAAAGCATTCAAGATGGAGAATTGGAACAGTCCATTTATGAGAAAGATGATTTACCTGAAAAGAACACCAAATACTTCTGAAAGAATGGATGAACCTTcctttgaaagaaatttagattTTGAAGAAGAGATTGttgaacttgaatatattgAAAGCGTTGTAGATGAAAATGCAGTTGTAGAAGAAGAGATTGATAACAAGGCTGGGCATGAAGATACTGAGGAGGTTAGAGCAGGGAGAAAAAGAAATCCTCGTCAAAGAGGGAGGGCGCGGAAAACGTCCTCAAACAAGGACTATGATTCAGTTCAAACAG TTCATTCAGATATGGCTGGAGAGACCTTCCTGTGTGAAAAGCATTTAATGGATTCCTGCAAAAGATCAGGTTGCAAGTTTCATCATACCCAGAGTAAATCAACATACATCTGGCAGGTAAAGATGTGGGGAGAATGGCGGGAAATTCTTAACCAGGAGGGGGCAGAACAACTGTACTGCAAACCAGGATGCAACCACTCAGAGAGTTTTGAA GACATAGACAGTCATCTTACACACTGTCAACTAGAATTCAAACCAATACTTCAAGCCATCATCAGCAGTGAAATTGTTGAATTGTCAGAAGTTGAAGCTCGCCGCCTCTCAACTCGTTCATACAGTCAGGTGAAACACCGGGAAACTGGCTTTGCGACACAGTGGAGATGGTACTGGAAAGATAATTCTGGCACGTGGATGCTGTTTGATTCA GATCAGATGCAGCGAACCTTGGAGGCAAAGTTTCTGGTGCATCAGGAGACGTATCACTACCACCGGGAAAACTACAAGTGGAAATATCTGATCGACTTTAACGCCATGATTCAGACCAACATTGACACGGGTGCTATCAGGGAAATCAGACGTCGCCCACTGTTTGTGTCTCAGGCAGATGTTGTACAGAGAAACTA CCCTGCGGGTCTGAGTGCCTCGCCGGAAATTCCCGCCATCCTGCCGCCTGATTGGACACCCTGGGACCTCGCAAACCAGTTTGAACTGGTCAAGCTTGCGCCAACAGACCCGGCTTATATACAG GTTGCGAACAACTTCCACCAGACAATGAGCCGAGTGGATAAACAGATCCAGGACATCTTCCGTATGCAGAACCCAACGCTCTGGCTTCGCTTTTGCAA CCAAGAGAAAACTATGCTGGCCAATCAGCGTAGATGTGGTGATGAAAGTCCCGTGAAGAAACTACTCCTGTTTCACGGCACCGATTCCCTTGATGCAGTGAGAGGAATAAGTGTCAACAACTTCGACCCACGAGTTTCCGGGAAAAATGCAACTGTATATGGAGAGGGTGCTTACTTCGCCCGGGATGCCAAGTATAGCCACAGATACACAAAAGGCTCCGGGCTCATGTTCCAGGCTGTCGTTCTTGTGGGATATTCCACAAACGGAAAAAAGGACTACCGTAGACCACCTGAAAAGCCTGGACAAACACACGAGTTGTATGACTCTTGCGTGAATGACATCAACGATCCAAGCATTTATATTCTCTTTGAGAAGAACCAGTACTACCCTGAATATCTGATTCAGTATGTAGACCTGTACAGGGCACCGTCTCCCCCTCCAGTCAGACCAGTAACAAGACCCAGACACAGTATACCTGGAGTGAATACGGGAACTACAGGGGCAGTGTTCACTTGTTCAGCAGGTTCTATTGCTCCATATGGATCTAGTTCCACTGGAGCAACAGGCATGTATGGAACCACTTCATCAAGTTCAACCAGCCACATTCCAGGTTCTACCAGCCCAACTTCACCATCTGGATCTTATTCAACAGGAGCATACACAGGAG GGACAGGGAATGCCTCCACGGCAGCATCGGGCTCAACTTCCCCAGTTGGAGGATCTGGGTACAGGGCTGGTTCCAGCTCAGGCTCTAGATCTACAGCAACCACCAGTGGATCTACAGGGACGTATGCAAGAGCTTCAGCAAATTCAGCCTTCCTTAATGTAAATGTCAGTCCACCCAAACCTGATAAATCGTGTGCCATTCAGTGA
- the LOC128246654 gene encoding uncharacterized protein LOC128246654 isoform X2 — translation MSSGQGRPPGGQGKQYRGSGPKRGGNQGNRENTDRVGHNQSQRGGHNQSQRGGNNQSQRGGYNQPQRGGYNQPQRGGYDQPQRGGYDQPQRGGNNPPQRGGYDQPQRGGYDQPQRGGYNQSQRGGYDQPQRGGNNQSQRGGYNQPQRGGNNQSQRGGYNQPQRGGNNQSQREGYDQLQRGGKNQPQRGGYDQPQRGENNQSHRGGFHQPQRGGQNQFGRGSHNPPQRGDYSQNQRGGHNHPESGGHNQQERWDNQGMEQFPPTPGQNYNDGCGCPLPPNQHGVGSYGQQFNQPGQGILATPPMQYGTVPMIPLMSMNLNMPYSQPCPPFPYSSNTPPHNSPEYHQQQQPRNRPPGSRQGPRNQGNQGLSRASSTMSVDSIHSDTSDGRRQGKKFEKRGNQNLTANNQGPVARNRYSSCEHLSEPSSFSNVSGLSNEDYGARPKEGNQQRNCNDRVNKKYFENDSNVRNNRRPDLPFRGQFRGRGRGPSLNRGGRSRSWSHMAGRGGRNMNVDIGQNTDDSDKDSYISEAPTNVDGNDFSDEMNKGIEIITRRGRGRIYLRGYRGRGRPFRGRGGPYGKQSRQRKEYEDGESDGEMEAVAVDNATDINVDEAKETTTKARRQNKRNRKRRVKGQVRRGGQTNNTTDEHIDEASSGTEDEVMLVNENTGNDICSSENILKETSSSGFKVDDIETVKLLTLKNRLSRYKKNLNALMDKVGNSDEVKIKQEQLDAIKTVIERRRETETKDEEIKQDLGEEGLTEEETETEDETDDEEGEKEPSKACFQRSSRAYRSAKVFISFKPRASKKTGKFRKNESPVSEKTVDGKTSKNNKAKEEFGLNIPEKKASVLTDLLSKLDKLIVSGTAKEQNVPIQAKQEDVSPNVASGTNEPKKPDNKRVKHHSGGNPLANDVFKYMVRTFEGQGEPNDIHRESGMFPVDCNIEQWFRAMKTRFSVFEKDGKVIHVAVYMKDISYCLDYIKATGCSKECTRYHVCKDMLCNNCKFGAGKCKFSHDFLDKRNMATTKKLGMNDVFSNDEICSILKVRYPHACEYWIANDGTCEDSICIGLHLCDRFIFGKCLREDSCALGHDFTTEHNREIMKAFKMENWNSPFMRKMIYLKRTPNTSERMDEPSFERNLDFEEEIVELEYIESVVDENAVVEEEIDNKAGHEDTEEVRAGRKRNPRQRGRARKTSSNKDYDSVQTDMAGETFLCEKHLMDSCKRSGCKFHHTQSKSTYIWQVKMWGEWREILNQEGAEQLYCKPGCNHSESFEDIDSHLTHCQLEFKPILQAIISSEIVELSEVEARRLSTRSYSQVKHRETGFATQWRWYWKDNSGTWMLFDSDQMQRTLEAKFLVHQETYHYHRENYKWKYLIDFNAMIQTNIDTGAIREIRRRPLFVSQADVVQRNYPAGLSASPEIPAILPPDWTPWDLANQFELVKLAPTDPAYIQVANNFHQTMSRVDKQIQDIFRMQNPTLWLRFCNQEKTMLANQRRCGDESPVKKLLLFHGTDSLDAVRGISVNNFDPRVSGKNATVYGEGAYFARDAKYSHRYTKGSGLMFQAVVLVGYSTNGKKDYRRPPEKPGQTHELYDSCVNDINDPSIYILFEKNQYYPEYLIQYVDLYRAPSPPPVRPVTRPRHSIPGVNTGTTGAVFTCSAGSIAPYGSSSTGATGMYGTTSSSSTSHIPGSTSPTSPSGSYSTGAYTGGTGNASTAASGSTSPVGGSGYRAGSSSGSRSTATTSGSTGTYARASANSAFLNVNVSPPKPDKSCAIQ, via the exons ATGTCCTCAGGACAAGGGAGACCACCTGGTGGGCAGGGGAAGCAATATAGAGGTAGTGGCCCTAAAAGAG GTGGTAACCAGGGTAACAGAGAGAACACTGACAGAGTGGGTCATAATCAGTCCCAAAGAGGGGGCCATAATCAATCCCAAAGAGGGGGGAATAATCAATCCCAAAGAGGGGGATATAATCAGCCCCAAAGAGGGGGATATAATCAGCCTCAAAGAGGGGGATATGATCAGCCCCAAAGAGGGGGATATGATCAGCCCCAAAGAGGGGGAAATAATCCGCCCCAAAGAGGAGGATATGATCAGCCACAAAGAGGGGGATATGATCAGCCCCAAAGAGGGGGATATAATCAATCCCAAAGAGGGGGATATGATCAGCCCCAAAGAGGGGGGAATAATCAATCCCAAAGAGGGGGATATAATCAGCCCCAAAGAGGGGGGAATAATCAATCCCAAAGAGGGGGATATAATCAGCCCCAAAGAGGGGGGAATAATCAATCCCAAAGAGAGGGATATGATCAGCTCCAAAGAGGGGGGAAAAATCAGCCCCAAAGAGGAGGATATGATCAGCCCCAAAGAGGGGAGAATAATCAATCTCATAGAGGAGGATTTCATCAGCCTCAGAGAGGAGGCCAAAATCAATTTGGAAGAGGGAGTCATAATCCACCCCAAAGAGGGGACTATAGTCAAAATCAAAGAGGGGGACATAATCATCCTGAAAGTGGGGGTCACAATCAGCAAGAAAGATGGGACAATCAGGGTATGGAGCAATTTCCACCAACCCCGGGACAGAACTACAATGATGGGTGTGGTTGTCCACTACCTCCAAACCAACATGGCGTAGGATCCTATGGCCAACAGTTTAACCAACCAGGACAGGGCATTCTAGCAACCCCTCCCATGCAGTATGGAA CGGTGCCGATGATACCATTGATGTCTATGAACCTGAACATGCCATATTCCCAGCCTTGCCCACCATTTCCTTACTCATCAAATACCCCACCGCATAATTCCCCAGAAtatcaccaacaacaacaaccaagaAACCGTCCCCCTGGCAGCAGGCAAGGTCCACGAAACCAAGGAAACCAGGGCTTGTCCCGGGCATCAAGCACCATGAGTGTTGATAGTATACATTCTGACACAAGTGATGGAAGGAGACAAGGAAAGAAGTTTGAAAAACgaggaaatcaaaatttaaCAGCAAATAACCAAGGACCGGTGGCTCGGAATAGATACAGTAGTTGTGAACACCTTTCAGAGCCTTCAAGCTTCTCAAATGTTAGTGGCTTGAGCAATGAAGACTATGGAGCTCGTCCAAAAGAGGGGAATCAACAGAGGAATTGTAATGATCGGGtgaataagaaatattttgagaatgATTCAAATGTCAGGAATAATAGAAGACCTGATTTACCTTTTAGAGGACAATTCAGGGGCAGGGGAAGAGGACCTTCTCTAAATAGAGGAGGTAGAAGTAGATCTTGGTCTCATATGGCTGGTAGAGGGGGGAGAAATATGAACGTGGATATTGGTCAAAATACTGATGATTCTGACAAAGATAGTTATATTAGTGAAGCTCCAACAAATGTGGATGGCAATGATTTTAGTGATGAAATGAATAAAGGGATAGAAATAATTACAAGGAGGGGAAGAGGTAGAATATATTTGCGTGGATACAGGGGAAGAGGACGGCCATTTAGAGGCAGAGGCGGCCCTTATGGAAAACAATCAAGACAGAGGAAGGAATATGAAGATGGAGAAAGTGATGGAGAAATGGAAGCTGTTGCAGTTGATAATGCTACTGATATCAATGTTGATGAGGCAAAAGAAACTACTACAAAAGCAAGAAGGCAAAATAAAAGGAACAGAAAACGAAGAGTTAAAGGGCAAGTCAGAAGAGGCGGCCAAACTAATAATACTACAGATGAACACATTGATGAGGCTTCTAGTGGAACAGAAGATGAAGTTATGCTAGTCAATGAAAATACTGGTAATGATATTTGTAGTTCAGAAAATATCTTAAAGGAAACATCTTCATCAGGTTTTAAAGTTGATGATATTGAGACTGTTAAGTTGCTGACTCTAAAGAATAGGCTGTCtagatacaaaaaaaatcttaatgcaTTGATGGACAAGGTTGGGAATTCAGATGAGGTCaagataaaacaagaacaacttGATGCTATTAAAACAGTTATAGAGAGAAGAAGGGAAACTGAAACAAAAGATGAAGAAATCAAGCAAGATCTAGGAGAGGAAGGTTTGACTGAAGAGGAAACGGAAACAGAGGATGAAACAGATGACGAAGAAGGAGAAAAAGAGCCAAGTAAGGCATGCTTTCAGAGGTCAAGTCGTGCATACAGGTCAGCAAAAGTATTTATATCATTCAAGCCCAGAGCATCAAAAAAGACAGGCAAATTTCGAAAGAATGAGTCACCAGTTTCTGAAAAAACTGTTGATGGAAAAACAAGCAAAAATAACAAAGCAAAAGAAGAGTTTGGATTAAATATTCCTGAGAAGAAAGCAAGTGTATTAACAGACTTGCTGTCTAAACTAGATAAGTTGATTGTAAGTGGAACTGCAAAGGAGCAAAACGTTCCAAttcaagcaaaacaggaagATGTTAGTCCAAATGTGGCTAGTGGTACAAATGAACCAAAGAAACCTGATAATAAAAGAGTGAAGCATCATTCAGGTGGGAATCCATTAGCAAATGATGTGTTTAAGTacatggtgagaacatttgaAGGGCAGGGTGAGCCAAATGATATCCACAGAGAGTCTGGAATGTTTCCAGTCGATTGCAACATTGAACAATGGTTTAGAGCCATGAAAACTAGATTTTCAGTGTTTGAAAAAGATGGGAAAGTCATTCATGTTGCAGTCTATATGAAGGACATTTCGTACTGCCTAGATTATATCAAGGCAACTGGATGTTCAAAGGAATGCACAAGATATCACGTGTGTAAAGATATGCTTTGTAACAATTGTAAGTTCGGAGCTGGAAAATGCAAATTCAGCCATGATTTCcttgataaaagaaatatggCGACCACCAAGAAGCTTGGTATGAATGATGTCTTCAGCAATGATGAAATTTGTAGCATTTTGAAAGTGAGATATCCTCATGCATGTGAGTACTGGATAGCAAACGATGGCACATGTGAAGATTCAATTTGCATAGGTCTTCACCTTTGTGATCGATTTATATTTGGAAAGTGTTTGAGGGAAGATAGTTGTGCTTTAGGGCATGATTTTACAACAGAACACAATAGAGAAATTATGAAAGCATTCAAGATGGAGAATTGGAACAGTCCATTTATGAGAAAGATGATTTACCTGAAAAGAACACCAAATACTTCTGAAAGAATGGATGAACCTTcctttgaaagaaatttagattTTGAAGAAGAGATTGttgaacttgaatatattgAAAGCGTTGTAGATGAAAATGCAGTTGTAGAAGAAGAGATTGATAACAAGGCTGGGCATGAAGATACTGAGGAGGTTAGAGCAGGGAGAAAAAGAAATCCTCGTCAAAGAGGGAGGGCGCGGAAAACGTCCTCAAACAAGGACTATGATTCAGTTCAAACAG ATATGGCTGGAGAGACCTTCCTGTGTGAAAAGCATTTAATGGATTCCTGCAAAAGATCAGGTTGCAAGTTTCATCATACCCAGAGTAAATCAACATACATCTGGCAGGTAAAGATGTGGGGAGAATGGCGGGAAATTCTTAACCAGGAGGGGGCAGAACAACTGTACTGCAAACCAGGATGCAACCACTCAGAGAGTTTTGAA GACATAGACAGTCATCTTACACACTGTCAACTAGAATTCAAACCAATACTTCAAGCCATCATCAGCAGTGAAATTGTTGAATTGTCAGAAGTTGAAGCTCGCCGCCTCTCAACTCGTTCATACAGTCAGGTGAAACACCGGGAAACTGGCTTTGCGACACAGTGGAGATGGTACTGGAAAGATAATTCTGGCACGTGGATGCTGTTTGATTCA GATCAGATGCAGCGAACCTTGGAGGCAAAGTTTCTGGTGCATCAGGAGACGTATCACTACCACCGGGAAAACTACAAGTGGAAATATCTGATCGACTTTAACGCCATGATTCAGACCAACATTGACACGGGTGCTATCAGGGAAATCAGACGTCGCCCACTGTTTGTGTCTCAGGCAGATGTTGTACAGAGAAACTA CCCTGCGGGTCTGAGTGCCTCGCCGGAAATTCCCGCCATCCTGCCGCCTGATTGGACACCCTGGGACCTCGCAAACCAGTTTGAACTGGTCAAGCTTGCGCCAACAGACCCGGCTTATATACAG GTTGCGAACAACTTCCACCAGACAATGAGCCGAGTGGATAAACAGATCCAGGACATCTTCCGTATGCAGAACCCAACGCTCTGGCTTCGCTTTTGCAA CCAAGAGAAAACTATGCTGGCCAATCAGCGTAGATGTGGTGATGAAAGTCCCGTGAAGAAACTACTCCTGTTTCACGGCACCGATTCCCTTGATGCAGTGAGAGGAATAAGTGTCAACAACTTCGACCCACGAGTTTCCGGGAAAAATGCAACTGTATATGGAGAGGGTGCTTACTTCGCCCGGGATGCCAAGTATAGCCACAGATACACAAAAGGCTCCGGGCTCATGTTCCAGGCTGTCGTTCTTGTGGGATATTCCACAAACGGAAAAAAGGACTACCGTAGACCACCTGAAAAGCCTGGACAAACACACGAGTTGTATGACTCTTGCGTGAATGACATCAACGATCCAAGCATTTATATTCTCTTTGAGAAGAACCAGTACTACCCTGAATATCTGATTCAGTATGTAGACCTGTACAGGGCACCGTCTCCCCCTCCAGTCAGACCAGTAACAAGACCCAGACACAGTATACCTGGAGTGAATACGGGAACTACAGGGGCAGTGTTCACTTGTTCAGCAGGTTCTATTGCTCCATATGGATCTAGTTCCACTGGAGCAACAGGCATGTATGGAACCACTTCATCAAGTTCAACCAGCCACATTCCAGGTTCTACCAGCCCAACTTCACCATCTGGATCTTATTCAACAGGAGCATACACAGGAG GGACAGGGAATGCCTCCACGGCAGCATCGGGCTCAACTTCCCCAGTTGGAGGATCTGGGTACAGGGCTGGTTCCAGCTCAGGCTCTAGATCTACAGCAACCACCAGTGGATCTACAGGGACGTATGCAAGAGCTTCAGCAAATTCAGCCTTCCTTAATGTAAATGTCAGTCCACCCAAACCTGATAAATCGTGTGCCATTCAGTGA